From a single Actinomycetes bacterium genomic region:
- a CDS encoding site-specific integrase, with amino-acid sequence ESLLRTAVLPKWEGTRLDRITATSVRAWVANMQGQKGTLLSASRRRQAYHLLTSMLDAAVEDGRLPRNPARPQETRGRRSGYLPKIPDAKRKRYLTHREVEELANASGDYRSLILLLAYCGLRWGEAAALQIKNVDMLRGRLVIERSVADVNGKLIYGSTKTHAQRTVPVPSFVRAELAPLMVGRGRDDLLFTSPNGSPLRLANWRQRVFRPRGVVHGATWSHATRPATHRGQSGSG; translated from the coding sequence ACGAGTCCTTACTCCGAACCGCGGTACTCCCAAAGTGGGAGGGCACGCGCCTCGACCGCATCACGGCTACGTCGGTAAGAGCCTGGGTCGCCAACATGCAGGGCCAGAAGGGCACCTTGCTCAGCGCATCCCGTCGCCGGCAGGCGTATCACCTGCTCACCTCCATGCTGGACGCCGCCGTGGAGGATGGTCGTCTACCGCGTAACCCAGCTCGACCCCAGGAGACGCGTGGTCGGCGGAGTGGATACCTACCGAAGATCCCGGACGCCAAGCGCAAGCGCTACTTGACGCACCGAGAAGTGGAGGAGCTTGCTAACGCGAGCGGTGACTACCGCTCGCTGATCCTGCTCCTTGCGTACTGCGGTCTGCGCTGGGGCGAGGCCGCAGCTCTGCAGATCAAGAACGTTGACATGCTGCGCGGGCGTTTGGTGATTGAGCGCTCTGTTGCGGACGTGAACGGGAAACTGATCTACGGCAGCACGAAGACCCATGCTCAGCGAACCGTCCCAGTCCCCAGCTTCGTCAGAGCTGAGCTGGCGCCGCTGATGGTTGGTCGCGGCCGGGATGATCTTCTCTTCACCTCGCCGAACGGTTCTCCTCTGCGCCTCGCCAACTGGCGCCAACGAGTGTTTCGACCGCGCGGTGTCGTCCACGGGGCTACTTGGTCTCACGCCACACGGCCTGCGACACACCGCGGCCAGTCTGGCAGTGGCTAG
- the purU gene encoding formyltetrahydrofolate deformylase: MESARLDSPRAVPPSRGPDHACLLVHGQDRTGIVGALGSLLSRNGANIVSLDQYSDNPQGGAFYQRTVFALDNLAPALPRIREELDALLDDGFQLTYTLRDMAVQKRMAVFASKSDHCLLDLLWRHRRGELPVRIPMVVSNHPDMADDVRGFGIPFFHVPTVGRDKADVEADHLKLLSGNVDFVVLARYMQILSAGFIDAVGVPIINIHHSFLPAFVGAGPYARAKERGVKLIGATAHYVTEDLDEGPIIEQDVIRVTHSDTVADLQRRGADVERLVLARAVLWHSEDRVVRHQRGTIVFV, translated from the coding sequence ATGGAATCGGCCCGACTCGACTCGCCGCGCGCGGTGCCCCCCTCCCGCGGCCCCGACCACGCCTGCCTGCTCGTGCACGGTCAGGACCGGACGGGGATCGTGGGTGCCCTCGGCTCGCTGCTGTCCAGGAACGGGGCCAACATCGTCTCCCTCGACCAGTACTCGGACAACCCCCAGGGCGGCGCCTTCTATCAGCGGACGGTCTTCGCCCTCGACAACCTGGCACCGGCCCTGCCCCGCATCCGTGAAGAGCTCGACGCCCTGCTCGACGACGGGTTCCAGCTGACGTACACACTTCGCGACATGGCTGTCCAGAAGAGGATGGCGGTCTTCGCCTCGAAGTCCGACCACTGTCTGCTCGACCTGCTCTGGCGGCACCGGCGGGGGGAGCTGCCCGTTCGCATCCCTATGGTCGTTTCCAACCACCCGGACATGGCCGACGACGTCCGGGGCTTCGGGATCCCGTTCTTCCACGTCCCGACCGTCGGCCGCGACAAGGCCGACGTCGAGGCGGATCACCTTAAGCTGCTGAGCGGCAACGTGGACTTCGTAGTGCTCGCGCGGTACATGCAGATCCTCTCGGCCGGGTTCATCGACGCCGTCGGCGTCCCGATCATCAACATCCACCACTCCTTCCTTCCGGCGTTCGTGGGCGCGGGGCCGTACGCGCGGGCGAAGGAGCGCGGTGTCAAGCTCATCGGTGCCACGGCCCACTACGTCACGGAGGACCTCGACGAGGGGCCGATCATCGAGCAGGACGTCATCCGGGTCACCCACTCCGACACCGTCGCCGACCTGCAGCGGCGGGGGGCCGACGTGGAACGGCTCGTCCTGGCGCGCGCGGTGCTCTGGCACAGCGAGGACCGGGTCGTACGGCACCAGCGAGGCACCATCGTCTTCGTCTGA
- a CDS encoding methylenetetrahydrofolate reductase, which yields MTPETTHRRSRLAPLLTDVSLEITGKDSERLRELGPLARPGTRVNVTFLAHETPATRIGAARALTDLGMVPVPHLSARRIASHESLTELLADLQGSRSGESVLVVGGDPLLPEGPYPDALSLIESGELERHGVRHVSITGYPEGHPDIATPALWESLREKVSALSARGLDGAITTQFCFDADAVLAWVEELRGTGVGLPVRVGVPGPAGTKRLLAYAKRFGVANSTAAIRRYGLSVTKLMSTAGPDRFVHRLASGYDPDRHGELRLHMYTFGGVAAACEWVHTFRVAHGVE from the coding sequence ATGACCCCCGAAACCACCCATCGCCGGTCGAGACTGGCGCCGCTGCTGACCGACGTGTCCCTGGAGATCACCGGCAAGGACTCGGAACGTCTGCGGGAGCTGGGGCCACTCGCTCGCCCTGGGACTCGGGTGAACGTGACGTTCCTGGCCCACGAGACGCCGGCCACACGGATCGGAGCCGCGCGCGCCTTGACCGACCTCGGCATGGTCCCCGTCCCCCATCTGTCGGCCCGCCGCATCGCCTCCCACGAGAGCCTGACCGAGCTTCTCGCCGACCTGCAGGGCTCGCGCAGCGGCGAGTCGGTGCTCGTGGTCGGCGGCGACCCGCTCCTACCGGAGGGGCCCTACCCCGACGCCCTGTCCCTGATCGAGTCCGGTGAGCTCGAGCGTCACGGCGTCAGGCACGTCAGCATCACCGGCTATCCCGAGGGGCACCCGGACATCGCCACACCTGCGCTCTGGGAGTCTCTGCGGGAGAAGGTGTCCGCGCTCTCGGCTCGCGGTCTGGACGGAGCCATCACCACGCAGTTCTGCTTCGACGCGGACGCCGTCCTCGCCTGGGTCGAGGAGCTGCGCGGCACCGGGGTGGGCCTCCCGGTCCGGGTCGGCGTACCGGGACCCGCGGGGACCAAACGGCTCCTGGCCTACGCGAAACGCTTCGGCGTCGCGAACAGCACCGCGGCGATCAGGCGATACGGCCTCTCGGTCACCAAGCTGATGAGCACGGCCGGCCCAGACCGGTTCGTGCACCGCCTCGCGTCGGGCTACGACCCGGACCGCCACGGCGAGCTGCGGCTGCACATGTACACCTTCGGGGGGGTGGCTGCGGCGTGCGAGTGGGTCCACACGTTCCGCGTTGCCCACGGTGTGGAGTGA
- a CDS encoding TetR/AcrR family transcriptional regulator, with translation MPSRQELRRAEILRTASSLFMAHGYAGVSMDDVLREVGGSKSTLYRYFSDKEDLFRSAVELLLQERLREFDGFHMPDADVRECLVALGRHFARVVLAPQSIALHRLVTAETTRVKGLGQTFYANGPAVGKTFLGGYLDMWNQEGRLRVEDPIRAAAQLYEAMMGDLQMRLLVGASARISRREADESIRSAVDVFLDGTAVQARAR, from the coding sequence GTGCCGTCCCGTCAGGAGCTCCGTCGCGCCGAGATCCTCCGGACGGCCAGCTCCTTGTTCATGGCGCACGGCTACGCCGGGGTCAGCATGGACGACGTGCTCCGCGAGGTCGGCGGCTCCAAGTCGACGCTGTACCGCTACTTCAGCGACAAGGAGGACCTCTTCCGCTCCGCGGTGGAGCTCCTGCTTCAGGAGCGCCTGCGCGAGTTCGACGGGTTCCACATGCCCGACGCGGACGTCCGCGAGTGCCTCGTCGCTCTCGGCCGACACTTCGCCCGCGTCGTCCTCGCCCCTCAGTCCATCGCGCTGCACCGTCTGGTCACGGCGGAGACGACGAGGGTCAAGGGGCTGGGACAGACCTTCTACGCCAACGGGCCGGCGGTGGGCAAGACCTTCCTCGGGGGCTATCTCGACATGTGGAACCAGGAGGGACGGCTGCGCGTCGAGGACCCCATCCGGGCGGCCGCACAACTCTACGAGGCGATGATGGGCGACCTTCAGATGCGGTTGCTCGTCGGCGCCTCGGCCAGGATCTCTCGACGCGAGGCCGACGAGAGCATCCGCAGTGCCGTGGACGTGTTCTTGGACGGGACGGCGGTCCAGGCCAGGGCCCGTTGA
- a CDS encoding aminomethyl transferase family protein, with amino-acid sequence MPEVVQPEYDGWQREQVAWHESVALSDLSHHMSDTFFEGPDATRLLDEVSANNYRDFAIGQAKQFIAVSYDGNLVMDGILMRTGEETYTLSGVSAAQNWVKYHAERGGYDVSYETDPESSFRGGADPRLFRFQIQGPAALQVYESAFGQAAPEVRFFHSADVDWQGRRFRALRHGMAGQAGFELIGSWADAAAVKDALQAAGEPLGMARVGAMAYPTASLESGWIPTVVPAIYTQPELDEYRKSIGLFSFEGQKPLHGSFYSPDVRDYYVSPFELGYGRSVSFDHDFIGKAPLAVAKDRVRRVKVTLALDPGDVRAVVTGDASDESFVLSYARYAVESDHGVSGMTYYAGTVAPAGKVLALAVVDRAAATPGTEVSVVWGEHPGGEARPDVYHAFPRLRATVHVAPYDGYARTAYRGAAPAS; translated from the coding sequence ATGCCAGAGGTCGTCCAGCCCGAGTACGACGGGTGGCAGCGCGAGCAGGTCGCGTGGCACGAGTCGGTTGCGCTGAGCGACTTGTCGCACCACATGTCGGACACCTTCTTCGAGGGCCCCGACGCGACGCGCCTGCTCGACGAGGTGAGCGCCAACAACTACCGGGACTTCGCCATCGGCCAGGCCAAGCAGTTCATCGCCGTCTCCTATGACGGCAACCTGGTCATGGACGGCATCCTCATGCGCACGGGCGAGGAGACCTACACACTCAGCGGAGTGTCAGCGGCCCAGAACTGGGTCAAGTACCACGCGGAGCGCGGCGGCTACGACGTCTCGTACGAGACCGATCCGGAGAGCTCGTTTCGCGGCGGTGCCGACCCTCGGTTGTTCCGCTTCCAGATCCAAGGCCCGGCGGCCCTCCAGGTCTACGAGTCGGCCTTCGGCCAGGCTGCCCCCGAGGTCAGGTTCTTCCACTCCGCCGACGTCGACTGGCAAGGCCGCCGCTTCCGTGCCCTCCGCCACGGCATGGCGGGCCAGGCGGGGTTCGAGCTCATCGGCTCCTGGGCGGACGCCGCGGCGGTGAAGGACGCGCTGCAGGCCGCCGGAGAACCCCTGGGGATGGCTCGCGTCGGCGCGATGGCGTACCCGACCGCCAGCCTCGAGAGCGGCTGGATCCCGACCGTGGTGCCGGCGATCTACACCCAGCCCGAGCTCGACGAGTACCGCAAGAGCATCGGGCTGTTCTCCTTCGAGGGCCAGAAGCCGCTGCACGGCAGCTTCTACTCCCCGGACGTGCGGGACTACTACGTCTCGCCCTTCGAGCTCGGGTATGGGCGCTCGGTCTCCTTCGACCACGACTTCATCGGCAAGGCACCCCTCGCGGTCGCGAAGGATCGGGTCCGACGAGTCAAAGTGACCCTGGCCCTCGACCCGGGGGACGTCCGCGCGGTCGTGACCGGGGACGCCTCGGACGAGAGCTTCGTGCTCTCCTACGCGCGCTACGCCGTGGAGTCCGACCACGGGGTCAGCGGGATGACGTACTACGCGGGCACGGTTGCTCCGGCCGGCAAGGTCCTCGCCCTCGCCGTCGTCGACCGTGCCGCCGCGACTCCTGGTACCGAGGTCTCGGTGGTCTGGGGCGAGCACCCTGGCGGCGAGGCACGGCCCGACGTCTACCACGCCTTCCCGAGGTTGCGCGCGACCGTGCACGTCGCGCCCTACGACGGCTACGCCCGTACGGCCTACCGCGGGGCGGCCCCCGCCTCCTGA
- the rocD gene encoding ornithine--oxo-acid transaminase — translation MTTTDDLISFEHEHCAHNYHPLPVVIRDAEGAWVTDVEGRRYLDMLSAYSALNFGHRHPDLVRAAEEQLRRVTLTSRAFHNDRLGEFCAALSKLARHEAVLPMNSGAEAVETALKLARKWGYQVKGVGPDRAQIVVCEGNFHGRTTTIISFSGDPVAREEYGPYTPGFVTVPFGDLEALRAAITPDTVAFLVEPIQGEAGVVLPPAGFLEAARELCTEANVLFVADEIQSGLGRAGATFACDLAGVQPDVRIMGKALGGGILPVSAVSANWDVMGVIKPGEHGSTFGGNPLAAAVGMKVCELLEPGTLQERSKRLGEYAVATLRGAPLAGVREVRGSGLWWAVELEEGGRTGREVSLELLARGILAKDTHTWTIRFAPPLVIDEGDLDHALRTIVDVLGDDTAADDTTP, via the coding sequence GTGACGACGACTGACGACCTGATCTCCTTCGAGCACGAGCACTGCGCGCACAACTACCACCCCCTGCCAGTGGTGATCCGCGACGCCGAGGGGGCCTGGGTCACCGACGTCGAGGGGCGGCGCTACCTGGACATGCTCTCCGCGTACAGCGCCCTGAACTTCGGGCACCGGCACCCGGACCTCGTCCGCGCTGCGGAGGAGCAGCTGCGCCGGGTGACGCTGACGAGCCGGGCCTTCCACAACGACCGGCTCGGTGAGTTCTGCGCCGCGCTCTCGAAGCTGGCCCGCCACGAGGCGGTGCTCCCGATGAACTCCGGCGCCGAGGCCGTGGAGACGGCGTTGAAGCTGGCCCGGAAGTGGGGCTACCAGGTCAAGGGGGTCGGGCCGGACCGCGCGCAGATCGTGGTGTGCGAGGGCAACTTCCACGGACGTACCACGACCATCATCTCCTTCTCCGGCGACCCGGTCGCGCGCGAGGAGTACGGCCCCTACACCCCGGGGTTCGTCACCGTCCCGTTCGGTGACCTCGAGGCGCTGCGCGCCGCGATCACCCCGGACACGGTGGCCTTCCTGGTCGAGCCGATCCAGGGCGAGGCCGGCGTCGTGCTCCCGCCCGCAGGCTTCCTCGAGGCTGCGCGCGAGCTGTGCACCGAGGCGAACGTGCTGTTCGTCGCCGACGAGATCCAGTCGGGCCTGGGTCGCGCCGGTGCGACCTTCGCCTGCGACCTCGCCGGTGTGCAGCCCGACGTCCGCATCATGGGCAAGGCGCTCGGCGGCGGCATCCTGCCAGTCTCCGCCGTGAGCGCGAACTGGGATGTCATGGGCGTGATCAAGCCCGGTGAGCACGGCTCCACCTTCGGTGGCAACCCGCTCGCCGCTGCGGTCGGGATGAAGGTGTGCGAGCTGCTCGAGCCGGGGACGTTGCAGGAGCGGTCGAAGCGCTTGGGCGAGTACGCCGTCGCCACTCTCCGCGGAGCACCGCTCGCCGGTGTGCGCGAGGTCCGCGGCAGCGGGCTGTGGTGGGCGGTCGAGCTCGAGGAGGGCGGACGGACCGGCCGAGAGGTGAGCCTCGAGCTGTTGGCCCGGGGCATCCTCGCGAAGGACACCCACACCTGGACGATCCGCTTCGCGCCGCCGCTCGTCATCGACGAGGGCGACCTGGACCACGCGCTGCGGACCATCGTCGACGTGCTCGGGGACGACACCGCGGCGGACGACACCACACCGTGA
- a CDS encoding FAD-dependent oxidoreductase: MTDVDVVVVGYGPAGASAAIAAHDSGARVVVLEAAPAGGGNALYSGGFLFDLPEERAVAHLDALCFGRTPRDVLEAYARGVHGLSAWLESLGAAMAAFEPPPMRFPASFPAWPHFPGGREIRYAVVAGGDGRRGVALWEVLDAAVRARGIDVRTGSAVDRLLLEDGSAVGVGVRGGDDMRARSVVLACGGFEADAGLADAYLPLGPTYPVGHRWNDGAGLRMAQQAGAALWHMYGFFGWFAVRVPEYAAPFAIDFFGPGHLLLDADGRRFADEAGYEVHDRLRALSTYLPRNPNRPALPTWAVFDETTRLAGPLNGLLGTPNDYVWSADNSAEVERGWIRRGGSPGELAAATGLDPRVLADSLERYNRFAVQGRDEDFGREPETLVPLDLSRLFAVPTWPGVAGTTGGPRHDPRGRVLRPDGSVVDGLFAAGAVSLVFGHLIDHGGGLTDALVFGRLAGIEAARPRARS; encoded by the coding sequence ATGACGGACGTGGACGTGGTGGTCGTCGGCTACGGACCCGCCGGAGCATCGGCCGCGATCGCGGCGCACGACTCCGGTGCCCGCGTCGTGGTCCTCGAGGCCGCACCGGCCGGCGGCGGCAACGCGCTCTACAGCGGGGGCTTCCTCTTCGACCTGCCCGAGGAGCGGGCCGTCGCCCACCTCGACGCGTTGTGCTTCGGGCGTACCCCGAGGGACGTGCTCGAGGCGTACGCACGCGGCGTGCACGGCCTCTCCGCGTGGCTGGAGTCACTCGGCGCCGCCATGGCCGCCTTCGAGCCGCCCCCGATGCGCTTCCCCGCATCCTTCCCGGCCTGGCCACACTTCCCCGGTGGACGCGAGATCCGCTACGCCGTCGTCGCGGGGGGTGACGGCCGCCGCGGGGTGGCGCTGTGGGAGGTGCTCGATGCCGCGGTACGGGCCCGCGGGATCGACGTACGCACAGGGTCCGCGGTCGACCGCCTCCTGCTCGAGGACGGCTCGGCGGTGGGGGTCGGTGTGCGCGGCGGTGACGACATGCGTGCCCGGTCGGTCGTGCTCGCCTGCGGCGGCTTCGAGGCCGATGCCGGGCTCGCCGACGCCTACCTCCCGCTCGGGCCGACGTACCCGGTCGGCCACCGGTGGAACGACGGCGCGGGCCTGCGGATGGCTCAGCAGGCGGGCGCGGCCCTGTGGCACATGTACGGCTTCTTCGGCTGGTTCGCCGTCCGGGTCCCCGAGTACGCCGCCCCGTTCGCCATCGACTTCTTCGGGCCGGGCCACCTCCTGCTCGACGCCGACGGCCGCCGCTTCGCCGACGAGGCGGGCTACGAGGTGCACGACAGGCTGCGCGCGCTGTCGACGTACCTGCCGCGCAACCCCAACCGTCCCGCGCTGCCGACCTGGGCGGTCTTCGACGAGACGACCCGGCTCGCCGGTCCCCTCAACGGACTGCTGGGGACGCCCAACGACTACGTCTGGAGCGCCGACAACTCCGCGGAGGTGGAGCGCGGGTGGATCCGCCGCGGCGGCAGCCCGGGGGAGCTCGCCGCGGCGACCGGGCTGGACCCGCGAGTGCTGGCGGACTCCCTCGAGCGGTACAACCGCTTCGCCGTCCAGGGCAGGGACGAGGACTTCGGGCGCGAGCCCGAGACCCTCGTCCCGCTCGACCTGTCGCGGCTGTTCGCGGTCCCGACCTGGCCCGGGGTCGCCGGGACGACGGGCGGCCCCCGCCATGACCCGCGCGGCCGGGTGCTCCGCCCCGACGGATCGGTGGTGGACGGCCTGTTCGCGGCGGGAGCGGTGAGCCTGGTCTTCGGCCACCTCATCGACCACGGTGGCGGGCTCACCGACGCGCTCGTCTTCGGTCGTCTCGCGGGGATCGAGGCCGCACGGCCCCGGGCCCGGTCCTAG
- a CDS encoding FeoA family protein has product MTARCVADVPVGTVATLDEPAVDPLRRRRLAELGLRCGAEVHILARTAGGGRVIALADDRVAVDLGTARALVVRVPADQDRVVS; this is encoded by the coding sequence GTGACCGCTCGCTGCGTGGCCGACGTCCCGGTCGGCACCGTCGCCACGCTCGACGAGCCGGCTGTCGACCCGCTGCGGCGGCGGCGGCTGGCCGAGCTCGGGCTGCGCTGCGGCGCCGAGGTGCACATCCTGGCCCGCACGGCCGGTGGCGGGCGCGTCATCGCGCTGGCCGACGACCGGGTCGCCGTCGACCTGGGCACGGCTCGGGCCCTCGTCGTGCGCGTTCCCGCCGACCAGGACCGAGTCGTCTCATGA
- the feoB gene encoding ferrous iron transport protein B, with protein MSATDDRPVAARQQVPSCHSDAGGRQAVAGSPVVALAGAPNVGKSTLFNTLCRTRRDVGNWPGTTVEVGRGAWRVADGDARDVELVDLPGAYSLDPVSPDEELTRALLLDVAPQERPDAVVVVASAVHLTRCLYLVAQLRETSQRVVVAVTMADVAARRGLTVDAHALATALGVPVVMLDPRRRAGAEALAHAVSDVLVAQPPAPRPVPSGLPMDDSGLALADDRFGWVAAAVAAGTVRDRPAGRTRSDRIDRWVTAPFVGPLVFLATMWLVFQTTTRIAAPFQNALDHFFSGPVAQAARAGLGAVGLGHGWVADFVVDGLIAGVGLLLTFVPLMTLMFVLLALLEDSGYMARAAVVTDRTMRRIGLPGRAFLPLVVGFGCNVPAISATRVLPNARHRVLTALLVPFTSCSARLTVYILVASIFFPHNVGNVVFVMYVVSILLVVLVGLALRRTLWRSVGEEPLLLDLPPYQRPTARITAVVTWVRLRGFLRTAGGIIVAAVSVVWLMQAIPVQGNGSFADVPVRDSLYAATAGTVAPVFDPAGFGNWHATGALMVGFVAKEAVISSWAQTYATQHPGDLHHPGALGTAVKADFARSSHGHPAAAAWAFLVFLLAYTPCVATLAAQRREIGMRWTWFGIGVQLLVAWTLAVAVFQIGRLLG; from the coding sequence ATGAGCGCCACCGACGACCGGCCGGTGGCGGCGAGGCAGCAGGTCCCGTCCTGCCACTCCGACGCGGGTGGCCGCCAGGCCGTGGCCGGGTCGCCGGTGGTCGCTCTCGCCGGTGCGCCGAACGTCGGCAAGTCGACGCTGTTCAACACGTTGTGCCGTACCCGCCGCGACGTCGGCAACTGGCCAGGCACCACCGTCGAGGTGGGCAGGGGTGCCTGGCGGGTCGCCGACGGTGATGCGCGAGACGTCGAGCTGGTCGACCTCCCCGGCGCCTACAGCCTGGATCCGGTTTCCCCGGACGAGGAGCTGACGCGTGCCCTTCTCCTCGACGTCGCGCCGCAGGAGCGCCCCGACGCCGTCGTGGTCGTCGCCTCCGCGGTCCATCTCACCCGTTGCCTGTACCTCGTGGCCCAGCTGCGGGAGACCAGCCAGCGGGTGGTCGTGGCCGTGACGATGGCCGACGTCGCCGCCCGGCGCGGGCTGACCGTGGACGCCCATGCGCTGGCCACCGCCCTCGGCGTCCCGGTGGTCATGCTCGACCCGCGGCGACGGGCCGGGGCCGAGGCGCTCGCCCACGCCGTCTCGGACGTCCTGGTCGCGCAGCCACCGGCACCGCGGCCGGTTCCCTCCGGCCTTCCGATGGACGACTCCGGGCTGGCGCTGGCCGACGACCGCTTCGGGTGGGTGGCGGCCGCCGTCGCCGCGGGGACGGTCCGCGACCGCCCGGCCGGGCGTACGCGCTCGGACCGCATCGACCGCTGGGTCACGGCCCCTTTCGTCGGTCCGCTGGTGTTCCTGGCGACGATGTGGCTGGTCTTCCAGACCACCACCCGGATCGCTGCGCCGTTCCAGAACGCGCTGGACCACTTCTTCTCTGGACCAGTCGCGCAGGCGGCCCGCGCGGGGCTGGGAGCGGTCGGTCTGGGCCACGGCTGGGTCGCCGATTTCGTCGTCGACGGTCTGATCGCGGGGGTCGGCCTGCTCCTGACGTTCGTGCCGCTCATGACACTGATGTTCGTGCTGCTCGCGCTGCTGGAGGACTCCGGCTACATGGCCCGCGCGGCCGTGGTGACCGACCGAACGATGCGCCGGATCGGCCTGCCCGGGCGGGCTTTCCTGCCGCTCGTGGTCGGTTTCGGCTGCAACGTGCCGGCCATCTCCGCGACCCGGGTGCTGCCGAACGCCCGCCACCGCGTCCTCACCGCGCTGCTCGTCCCGTTCACCTCGTGCAGCGCCCGGCTGACCGTGTACATCCTCGTCGCCTCGATCTTCTTCCCGCACAACGTGGGCAACGTCGTCTTCGTCATGTACGTCGTGTCGATCCTGCTCGTCGTGCTGGTCGGCCTCGCCCTGCGCCGTACCCTGTGGCGTTCGGTGGGGGAGGAGCCGCTGCTGCTCGACCTCCCGCCCTATCAGCGCCCCACCGCTCGGATCACCGCCGTGGTCACGTGGGTACGGCTGCGCGGCTTCCTGCGCACCGCCGGCGGCATCATCGTGGCGGCCGTCTCCGTGGTGTGGCTCATGCAGGCCATTCCCGTGCAGGGCAACGGTTCGTTCGCCGACGTACCGGTTCGGGACAGCCTGTACGCCGCCACCGCGGGCACGGTGGCGCCGGTGTTCGATCCCGCGGGGTTCGGCAACTGGCACGCCACCGGCGCTCTGATGGTGGGTTTCGTGGCCAAGGAGGCGGTCATCTCCTCCTGGGCGCAGACCTACGCCACCCAGCACCCCGGCGACCTCCACCATCCGGGGGCGCTGGGTACGGCCGTCAAGGCGGACTTCGCCAGGTCGTCGCACGGCCACCCGGCGGCGGCCGCCTGGGCGTTCCTCGTGTTCCTGCTCGCCTACACGCCGTGCGTCGCGACCCTCGCGGCCCAACGCCGCGAGATCGGGATGCGCTGGACCTGGTTCGGCATCGGCGTCCAGCTCCTCGTCGCGTGGACTCTCGCGGTCGCGGTCTTCCAGATCGGCAGGCTGCTCGGATGA